In one Natator depressus isolate rNatDep1 chromosome 26, rNatDep2.hap1, whole genome shotgun sequence genomic region, the following are encoded:
- the STAMBP gene encoding STAM-binding protein yields MPDHTDVSLLPEERVRRLIQMGSSVEVNEDIPPRRYYRSGLEIIRMATIYSEEGNIEHAFILYNKYITLFIEKLPKHRDYKTAVLPEKKDTVKKLKEVAFPRAEELKKELLKRYTKEYVEYSERKKKEEEEFARNLALQQQLEEERQRVAQMKQQQAEQEQFNAFEELIRRKELEKERLRILQEFGKPELGPESLGGPLIPGVEKPPTDLTPKLPASPVPPASPVVGTALPKLPVVDRSLKPGALGSPENNVMMEGLRHVVIPKVLCHKFLQVADANTARGVETCGILCGKLLRNEFTITHVIVPKQHGGPDYCNTENEEELFLIQDQDSLITLGWIHTHPTQTAFLSSVDLHTHCSYQMMLAESIAIVCAPKYQETGFFKLTDHGLEEISSCRQKGFHPHSKDPPLFTSCTHVSIAEGDVVLMDLR; encoded by the exons ATGCCTGACCACACAGATGTCAGCCTCCTTCCAGAGGAGCGAGTTAGGAGGCTGATCCAGATGGGGAGCTCCGTGGAGGTGAATGAGGATATCCCGCCACGGCGGTATTACCGCTCTGGGCTCGAAATCATCCGCATGGCGACGATTTATTCTGAAGAAGGCAACATTGAGCACGCCTTCATACTGTACAACAAGTATATCAC GCTGTTTATAGAGAAGCTGCCGAAGCATCGCGATTACAAAACCGCCGTCCTCCCTGAGAAGAAAGACACGGTGAAG aaACTCAAAGAAGTCGCGTTCCCCAGAGCCGAGGAGCTGAAGAAGGAGCTGCTAAAGCGATACACCAAAGAGTATGTGGAATACAGTGAGCGAAAG aagaaggaggaggaggagtttgcGCGTAAcctggctctgcagcagcagctggaggaggagaggcaaaggGTAGCCCAGatgaagcagcagcaggcagagcaggagcaatTTAATGCCTTCGAGGAGCTGATCCGGCGCAAGGAGCTGGAGAAAGAGCGTCTGAGAATCCTGCAGGAATTTGGGAAGCCAGAGCTAGGTCCTGAGTCTCTGGGAGGACCCCTGATACCAGGAGTGGAAAAGCCCCCGACTGACTTAACCCCAAAGCTTCCTGCTTCTCCTGTTCCACCTGCAAGCCCAGTGGTAGGAACAGCGCTGCCAAAACTGCCTGTTGTGGACAGATCTCTGAAGCCTGGAGCTTTGGGGAGCCCGGAAAACA ACGTAATGATGGAGGGCCTTCGCCATGTCGTCATCCCCAAGGTGCTCTGCCATAAGTTCCTCCAGGTAGCTGATGCTAACACTGCCCGGGGTGTGGAGACATGTGGAATCCTCTGTGGGAAACTG CTGAGGAACGAGTTCACGATAACGCACGTCATTGTCCCCAAACAACACGGAGGCCCCGATTATTGCAACACGGAGAACGAGGAGGAACTCTTCCTGATTCAGGATCAGGACAGCCTCATCACTCTGGGATGGATCCAT ACTCACCCTACGCAAACAGCTTTTCTCTCCAGCGTGGATCTGCACACGCACTGCTCCTATCAGATGATGCTGGCTGAGTCCATTGCCATTGTGTGTGCACCCAAATACCAGGA GACGGGATTCTTCAAGCTGACAGACCATGGCCTGGAGGAGATCTCTTCCTGTCGGCAGAAGGGCTTTCATCCACACAGCAAAGATCCACCTCTCTTCACC AGCTGCACTCATGTGTCGATAGCTGAGGGAGATGTGGTGCTGATGGATCTTCGATAA